One Algibacter sp. L3A6 genomic region harbors:
- a CDS encoding type II toxin-antitoxin system Y4mF family antitoxin, protein MKELSDFVKARRKEVNLTQEEFADRAGVALTVIRKIEQNKTNLNLEKVNQVLKMFGHKLVPVSLKELEGNEAS, encoded by the coding sequence ATGAAAGAATTGTCAGATTTTGTAAAGGCCCGTAGAAAAGAGGTCAATTTAACACAAGAGGAGTTTGCGGACAGAGCAGGAGTTGCGCTTACGGTAATCCGAAAAATAGAGCAAAACAAAACAAATTTAAACTTAGAAAAAGTAAATCAAGTTTTAAAAATGTTTGGTCATAAACTCGTTCCTGTAAGTTTAAAAGAATTAGAAGGTAATGAGGCAAGCTAG
- a CDS encoding HipA N-terminal domain-containing protein, with protein MRQARIYYDKIFCGLLTETNDGDFTFSYDAYYIDKYPEQFITFTMPVRKQEYKEKRLFAFFEGLIPEGWLLDIASKSWKINRNDRMGLLLACCQNCIGAVSVESVNENYE; from the coding sequence ATGAGGCAAGCTAGAATATATTACGATAAGATCTTTTGTGGACTCTTGACTGAGACAAATGATGGCGATTTTACATTTAGCTATGATGCTTATTATATAGATAAATATCCAGAACAGTTTATAACCTTTACGATGCCTGTTAGAAAACAAGAATATAAAGAGAAGCGTTTGTTTGCTTTTTTTGAAGGCTTAATACCAGAAGGTTGGTTGTTAGATATTGCATCAAAAAGTTGGAAAATTAATAGAAATGACAGGATGGGTTTATTATTAGCGTGTTGTCAAAATTGTATTGGAGCAGTAAGCGTTGAATCTGTAAACGAAAATTATGAGTAA
- a CDS encoding transposase: MYKNDKVIRRYSEPFKLKILAELTTGKHTKSELCKLYSIAPTTVNEWIKKYNRKDLMNTRVKVETKDEISRIKGLQKEIEQLEKLLIKKDLDAMVLDSYLEVAAEDLGYNSVADLKKKLNIKP, translated from the coding sequence ATGTACAAAAATGACAAAGTAATTAGACGTTACAGCGAACCTTTTAAATTAAAAATCTTAGCCGAACTTACAACCGGAAAGCATACCAAGAGCGAACTTTGCAAGCTCTACTCTATTGCTCCTACAACGGTGAATGAATGGATTAAAAAGTACAATCGTAAAGACTTAATGAACACCAGGGTAAAAGTGGAAACAAAAGACGAGATATCAAGAATTAAAGGGTTGCAAAAAGAAATTGAGCAACTTGAAAAACTACTGATTAAAAAGGATCTTGATGCTATGGTATTGGATTCATACCTTGAAGTAGCAGCCGAAGATCTTGGCTACAATTCGGTTGCCGATCTAAAAAAAAAGCTAAATATAAAGCCTTAA
- a CDS encoding IS3 family transposase codes for MIKDLKVTRANQVWVSDITYIRTVKGFCYLALITDMYSRKIVGYDLSDSLELKGCVRALNKAIYQAKNINGLIHHSDRGIQYCSNVYTQILKKKHINISMTEENHCYENAIAERVNGILKDEFYLDQTFDNVTHAKRAAKNAINLYNEIRLHLSLDYKTPNMVYQLSA; via the coding sequence ATTATTAAAGATTTAAAGGTGACGAGAGCTAATCAAGTTTGGGTGAGTGATATAACTTACATTAGAACCGTAAAAGGTTTTTGCTACCTAGCTTTAATTACGGATATGTATTCTCGTAAAATCGTGGGTTATGACCTGAGTGATAGCTTAGAATTAAAAGGATGTGTAAGAGCGCTTAATAAGGCTATTTATCAAGCCAAAAATATCAATGGCCTTATTCATCACTCCGATAGAGGAATACAATATTGTAGTAATGTATACACTCAAATACTTAAAAAAAAGCATATAAATATTAGTATGACTGAAGAAAATCACTGTTACGAAAATGCTATAGCAGAACGTGTAAACGGCATCTTAAAAGATGAGTTTTATCTCGACCAAACCTTTGATAACGTCACTCATGCAAAGAGAGCTGCAAAAAATGCAATTAATTTATACAACGAAATAAGATTACACTTATCTTTAGATTATAAAACACCTAATATGGTATATCAATTATCAGCTTAA
- a CDS encoding response regulator, translated as MEKNVILCVDDEKIILDSIKAQLKENYGNLFLYETAESATEALDIIEDLELDLSTNLIIISDWLMPVIKGDEFLIKVHHMYPNALKIMLTGHADYKSIKKTEDEADLYKCIKKPWVRSELFSCIDSGLQLT; from the coding sequence ATGGAGAAAAATGTAATATTATGTGTCGATGATGAAAAAATTATACTAGATAGTATTAAAGCGCAGCTAAAAGAGAATTATGGTAACTTATTTCTATATGAAACTGCAGAAAGTGCAACAGAAGCTTTAGATATTATTGAAGATTTAGAACTAGATTTAAGTACCAATTTAATAATAATTAGCGACTGGTTAATGCCTGTTATAAAAGGTGATGAGTTTTTAATTAAAGTACATCACATGTATCCTAATGCATTAAAAATAATGTTAACAGGGCATGCCGATTATAAGTCGATTAAGAAAACTGAAGATGAAGCAGATTTATATAAATGCATTAAAAAGCCCTGGGTTCGGTCCGAGTTATTTTCGTGTATTGATTCCGGTCTGCAATTAACTTAA
- a CDS encoding ATP-binding protein, producing the protein MMLIIQLVSLSSLSIGFSYVVYSNVDDFKEDMKNNTIINATLVGDYCAVPLVFDVSESATETLGKLQNIPSLEVGIVYNDKDEVFAEYYKNGNKIPVSNTFVKGSWNKFEDNYLSVSKPIFSDEEFAGTIYLRVSTKELTMKINDYLIKMSILLACLLFVNYILATWLQKVLTGPILNLTKATKEISREGNYRLRVHKQGNDEIGDLVDEYNEMLSQIYVREEALKQRTNELTRTLGDLKQTQEKLINSEKLAALGQLIAGVAHEINTPLGAIRSSIGNINKTLCFVLNEYPIFINKLPKELKENFLNLVEDSFKNRHMLTSKEERSFKKKISKIFEEHDIKNAYSFADTFVDMMVVENVENYLDLLQNEDSEKIIETAYKITGLQRSTENIEFAADRASKVVFALKNSSRVSNYEEQVVADVTEGIESVLILYNNQIKQGIEVAKVYKKIPEILCYYDELNQVWTNILHNAIYAMDLNGKLTIKTYTENNWVVVSISDSGRGIPKGEIDKIFDPFFSTKPTGEGTGIGLDISKRIVEKHHGKIEVQSEPGKTTFSVYLPITGSGNEDSIKPQQ; encoded by the coding sequence ATGATGCTGATTATTCAGTTAGTTTCGTTGTCTTCTCTATCGATAGGTTTTTCTTACGTTGTTTATAGTAATGTAGATGATTTTAAGGAAGATATGAAGAATAACACTATAATTAACGCTACACTGGTTGGAGATTATTGTGCTGTACCTCTAGTTTTTGATGTGTCAGAAAGCGCAACAGAAACATTAGGTAAATTACAAAATATCCCTTCGTTAGAGGTTGGTATCGTTTATAATGATAAAGACGAAGTTTTTGCTGAATATTATAAAAACGGTAATAAAATACCGGTTTCTAATACATTCGTAAAAGGGTCTTGGAATAAGTTTGAAGACAACTATTTAAGTGTGTCTAAACCTATATTTAGCGATGAAGAATTTGCAGGAACAATTTATTTAAGAGTTTCAACAAAAGAGCTAACCATGAAAATTAACGACTATTTAATTAAAATGTCTATTTTGTTGGCTTGCCTACTTTTTGTTAATTACATACTTGCAACTTGGTTACAAAAGGTGCTTACAGGGCCCATATTAAATTTAACAAAAGCAACTAAAGAAATTTCTCGAGAAGGGAATTATAGATTACGTGTACATAAACAGGGAAACGATGAAATTGGAGACCTAGTTGATGAATACAACGAAATGCTATCTCAAATATATGTTAGAGAAGAAGCCTTAAAACAACGAACAAATGAGTTAACACGAACTTTGGGCGATTTAAAGCAAACTCAAGAAAAACTTATTAATTCAGAAAAACTGGCAGCACTTGGTCAGTTAATTGCAGGTGTTGCACACGAGATAAACACACCACTTGGAGCCATTCGTTCGTCTATTGGTAATATCAATAAAACGTTATGTTTTGTGTTAAATGAATATCCTATATTTATAAATAAATTGCCAAAAGAGTTAAAAGAAAATTTCTTAAACTTAGTTGAAGATTCTTTTAAAAATAGGCATATGCTTACTTCAAAAGAAGAACGATCGTTTAAAAAGAAGATATCTAAAATATTTGAAGAGCACGATATTAAAAATGCCTATTCATTTGCAGATACTTTTGTAGATATGATGGTAGTAGAAAATGTAGAAAACTATCTCGATTTATTGCAAAACGAAGATTCTGAAAAAATTATAGAAACAGCTTATAAAATTACAGGATTACAAAGAAGTACAGAAAATATTGAATTTGCGGCCGATAGGGCTTCAAAAGTAGTTTTTGCGCTCAAGAATTCATCTCGAGTTAGTAACTACGAAGAGCAAGTTGTAGCAGATGTTACAGAAGGCATTGAAAGTGTTTTAATTTTATACAATAATCAAATTAAACAAGGTATTGAGGTTGCAAAAGTATACAAAAAAATACCAGAAATTCTTTGCTATTATGATGAGTTAAATCAGGTATGGACTAATATTTTACACAATGCCATATATGCCATGGATCTTAATGGTAAATTGACTATTAAAACATACACAGAAAATAATTGGGTTGTAGTTTCAATTAGTGATAGCGGTCGTGGTATTCCTAAAGGTGAAATTGATAAAATATTCGATCCTTTCTTCAGTACTAAACCAACAGGGGAAGGTACAGGTATAGGTTTGGACATCTCAAAACGAATAGTAGAAAAGCATCACGGAAAAATTGAAGTACAAAGCGAACCAGGAAAAACAACCTTTAGTGTTTATCTACCTATAACGGGTAGCGGCAATGAGGATTCTATAAAACCACAACAATAA
- a CDS encoding HipA domain-containing protein → MSKCLYCYKNVDSGSDFHEACSLSFFGTKTPPIIEYSLDEMHALAKQVVERSVSVPGVQPKLSMSLLNDDKTDSRLTVVGALGGNYIFKPPSKDYAEIPANEHLTMKMAELFNIDVVPHSLIKLASGELSYITKRIDRAEDGSKIHMIDMFQVTEAFDKYRGSMERIGKAIDAYADNTLLDKLRFFELTIFSYLTANNDMHLKNFSMIKTSYGWTLSPAYDLLNITIVNPEDTEELALTIAGKKKKISFQNFIDFGIGLGLTTKQMNSVLKRFFRLRTKAKEIIRGSFLSKEMQDDYISVLDERYIKLS, encoded by the coding sequence ATGAGTAAGTGTTTGTATTGTTATAAAAATGTTGATTCTGGTAGTGATTTTCATGAAGCATGTAGTTTGTCTTTTTTCGGAACTAAGACACCACCAATAATTGAATACTCATTAGATGAAATGCATGCCTTAGCAAAGCAAGTAGTGGAAAGGAGTGTATCAGTTCCTGGTGTCCAACCAAAATTATCAATGTCATTGTTGAATGATGATAAAACAGATAGCAGGTTGACGGTAGTTGGTGCTTTAGGTGGGAATTATATTTTTAAACCACCATCCAAAGACTATGCAGAAATACCTGCAAATGAACATTTAACAATGAAGATGGCAGAATTATTTAATATTGATGTTGTACCTCATTCACTTATTAAATTAGCTTCTGGTGAGTTATCTTATATTACTAAGCGAATTGATAGGGCAGAAGATGGCTCTAAAATACATATGATTGATATGTTTCAGGTAACGGAAGCGTTCGATAAATATAGAGGTTCTATGGAGCGTATAGGTAAGGCTATTGATGCTTATGCGGATAATACATTATTAGATAAGTTACGGTTTTTTGAGCTTACTATTTTTAGTTATCTCACAGCAAATAATGATATGCATTTAAAAAACTTTTCGATGATTAAAACCTCTTATGGGTGGACTTTATCTCCTGCTTACGATTTGTTGAATATCACTATTGTTAATCCTGAAGATACTGAAGAATTAGCCTTAACAATTGCAGGGAAAAAGAAAAAAATATCATTTCAAAATTTTATTGATTTTGGAATAGGACTAGGTTTGACTACTAAGCAAATGAATAGTGTTCTTAAACGATTTTTTAGATTACGTACTAAAGCCAAAGAAATAATTAGAGGTTCTTTTTTATCTAAGGAAATGCAGGATGATTATATAAGTGTTTTAGATGAAAGATATATCAAGTTAAGTTAA
- a CDS encoding hybrid sensor histidine kinase/response regulator — MKKDVIFCVDDEKIVLNSLKTELKNAFGNKYIIETAESGIEALDAIDNLIGLDYKIQVVIADYAMPVMKGDEFLMNLHSRSPETLNILLTGQATIEGVINSINYAGLYRYISKPWHTNDLVLTVKQALKSYDQENQLKTQNEALLELSTSLENKVQLRTQELKNNNILLLEKQQEIILQNKELETYRNHLENLVKERTLDLTIAKDNAEESDRLKSEFLSTMSHELRTPLNSIIGLSGLVDQDTSMDEVIEYTQIIHNSGEHLLKLIDDLFNVSLIESGKTKVNIKDIDLSVFMNEIHKSMKIHLERLKKDHIEFNLVIPEIYNNLTIYTDKLKLTNILVNLLRNAIKFCEKGTINYGFRICEKLEQKYIVFFVSDTGIGIDKKYQDLIFKSFTQVNSALNRPYEGAGVGLTIAKKLVNLLRGDMWLDSTLGEGSSFFFSIPLHNVKSEMITNNCENIIKPSAEFKNER; from the coding sequence ATGAAAAAGGATGTAATATTTTGTGTAGATGATGAAAAAATCGTTTTAAATAGCTTAAAAACCGAACTAAAAAATGCGTTCGGTAATAAGTATATTATTGAAACAGCAGAGTCTGGTATTGAAGCCTTAGACGCCATCGATAACTTAATAGGCTTAGATTATAAAATACAAGTGGTTATTGCAGATTATGCGATGCCTGTTATGAAAGGTGATGAGTTTTTAATGAATCTTCATAGTAGATCTCCCGAGACCTTAAATATATTATTAACAGGGCAAGCAACTATTGAAGGCGTTATTAACTCCATAAATTACGCGGGTTTATATCGATATATCTCTAAACCTTGGCATACCAATGATCTTGTTTTAACCGTTAAGCAAGCGCTTAAAAGTTACGATCAAGAAAACCAACTAAAGACTCAAAATGAAGCACTTTTAGAGTTAAGTACTTCTCTAGAAAACAAAGTGCAGTTACGCACGCAAGAGCTAAAAAACAATAACATTTTGCTTCTAGAAAAGCAGCAAGAAATTATACTTCAAAACAAAGAATTAGAAACCTATAGAAATCATTTAGAAAATCTTGTTAAGGAACGAACTTTAGATTTAACCATTGCCAAAGACAATGCAGAAGAAAGTGATCGATTAAAATCTGAGTTTTTATCTACCATGTCTCACGAGTTGCGAACGCCTCTTAATTCTATTATAGGGTTATCTGGTTTGGTGGATCAAGATACATCTATGGATGAAGTTATTGAGTACACACAAATAATACACAATAGCGGCGAACATTTACTTAAATTAATTGACGATCTTTTTAATGTTTCTCTTATCGAATCTGGAAAAACCAAAGTAAATATTAAGGATATTGATTTGAGTGTTTTTATGAATGAAATTCATAAGAGTATGAAAATTCATTTAGAACGCCTAAAAAAGGATCACATAGAGTTTAATTTAGTAATACCAGAAATATATAACAATTTAACGATTTATACCGATAAATTAAAGCTTACCAATATTTTGGTTAATCTACTGAGAAACGCCATTAAGTTTTGCGAAAAGGGTACTATTAATTACGGTTTTAGAATTTGTGAAAAGCTAGAACAAAAATATATTGTTTTTTTTGTTTCAGATACCGGTATTGGTATTGATAAAAAATATCAAGACTTAATTTTTAAAAGTTTCACTCAAGTTAATAGTGCTTTAAATAGACCTTATGAAGGAGCAGGAGTAGGGCTAACTATAGCAAAAAAATTGGTTAATCTTTTAAGAGGCGATATGTGGCTAGATTCAACTTTAGGAGAAGGAAGTTCATTCTTTTTCTCAATTCCGTTACATAATGTAAAGAGCGAAATGATTACAAATAACTGTGAAAATATTATAAAACCATCAGCTGAATTTAAAAATGAGCGCTGA
- a CDS encoding integrin alpha: protein MDATTLNVVSKIKITEGLNGFTETLDLEENPNGTFGAQFGHAMCAAGDIDGDGITDLVTGANQQNEGNGYILYLNADKTVRTFDKISATEGDFDLVLGPDDRFARSISYVGDIKGDGSFAVNFGGGVGIGGTGSLYTLFFRPIE from the coding sequence TTGGATGCAACAACACTAAATGTAGTTTCTAAAATTAAAATAACAGAAGGATTAAATGGTTTTACGGAAACACTTGATTTAGAAGAGAACCCCAATGGTACTTTTGGTGCGCAGTTTGGGCATGCTATGTGCGCAGCTGGGGATATTGATGGTGATGGGATAACAGATTTAGTTACGGGAGCCAATCAGCAGAATGAGGGTAATGGGTATATCTTATATCTAAATGCAGATAAAACCGTAAGAACATTTGATAAAATCAGTGCAACTGAAGGAGATTTTGATTTAGTACTTGGTCCAGATGACCGTTTTGCACGTTCTATTTCTTATGTGGGAGATATAAAAGGAGACGGTTCTTTTGCAGTAAATTTTGGTGGTGGGGTTGGAATTGGTGGAACAGGTTCGCTTTATACACTTTTCTTTAGACCTATTGAGTAG